The proteins below come from a single Excalfactoria chinensis isolate bCotChi1 chromosome 7, bCotChi1.hap2, whole genome shotgun sequence genomic window:
- the LOC140254719 gene encoding RNA-binding protein 44-like produces the protein MELQKDDVKSEQQCLVHTSLLRPYHKEAQESISRGLAALSEESLPYLSTSLDADIDMYNMRMRTCSAEVDANKTEADVLRRACDGGTDSSCGLCDGGSHVRVGEDSQLEYISANEDGFDDGNSSSEPPEHREAVCCTGAEAAKAEEPLPCMCGASCAYCATKADENRRLVPAVLAIKDLCSGDKAAGKSCSANATASLNLQCCESLGDAAGHSKVNQAVDASCDFRVCFTTSRSTSARVPLLSRAINTEVTMMNEFTHVGWLGETCASVVHSTDPLSGPGPIEEMRSQLADVHQDGSVAVNESSSEDKEQRESKTESCSSHIKIKADRPAHLNKEALKDSVSVCQNLLQRAIEAELQVLSAHYQMCYRHCLKIHKLALEEKACFSRYHGNISANTEVSSSVTSVLEELNKNYSSMRAKIQTGTPLSTLPPLSVEIKSSPIVSSYVPCKLFREELCHGSFSGVTKAGFETSGLQETRTPVNTESAQTTCLTDSHQAGDSASSKVSQEQLKEQGVQQGYVRNKERNECWFDAKEDLAVTDLSVVSEEVGKHPEKQDTVALRGAKITEGANECTFVCIGGLSSSVSEDDLRMHFHKYQISVILLCADSDNHRCAFLSFKDTSSAKLAVEEMNKTQMKGKPISVELVSNPSENRSWASQILGKKLWCKSLPVVANSASGDQSETLLSASGSVGAPGTSSASLNVPLLPEASARTPCSTQAPSEAKCPESSAEGSVSFLFAVNLKATGENSLPKAPAAPFSPNSLEAFMSPKALNLSSFAKLMKKLKDVHPEASRDKIVDALLEVRKNNNGVLSGLSISSIMERASVILRKPTAACTGKSSVDQSAVANASQAPVPHCQALLLAYPQAAGGAVRTRLISVNTKQAPRTGTIARRLPARRQPGPSLLAMALLPRRFLCFVLAHHFIAVTACHEAEYGRQIRERCLRPFKLSMEGIGQRLWCDWDETMGTYGELTNCTVAVAENLTCYWPNRLVDEFFVAVHSHYFRNCSPSGRALRDPPNGILCPFILVPILVTLLMTALVVWRSKRSEGIV, from the exons atggagctgcagaaggaTGATGTTAAAAGCGAACAGCAGTGCCTCGTGCACACCTCCCTGCTACGCCCTTATCACAAGGAAGCCCAGGAAAGCATCAGCAGAGGCCTTGCAGCATTGTCAGAGGAAAGCTTGCCTTACTTGAGTACGTCTTTAGATGCAGATATTGACATGTATAACATGAGAATGAGAACCTGCAGTGCAGAGGTAGATGCCAACAAGACAGAAGCTGATGTGCTGAGGAGAGCGTGTGATGGTGGCACCGATTCCAGCTGCGGGCTGTGCGATGGGGGGAGTCACGTCCGTGTGGGTGAAGATTCACAGCTGGAGTACATCAGTGCGAATGAAGACGGCTTTGATGATGGGAATAGCTCAAGCGAGCCTCCGGAGCACAGGGAAGCTGTGTGTTGTACAGGTGCAGAAGCAGCTAAGGCAGAGGAACCCCTCCCATGCATGTGTGGTGCCAGCTGCGCTTACTGTGCTACAAAGGCAGATGAGAACCGGCGTCTGGTCCCTGCAGTTCTCGCTATCAAGGATCTCTGTTCTGGGGACAAAGCTGCAGGGAAATCTTGCAGTGCAAATGCCACCGCCTCCCTCAACTTGCAGTGTTGTGAAAGCTTGGGAGATGCGGCCGGTCATTCTAAAGTGAACCAGGCTGTCGATGCAAGCTGTGATTTCAGAGTTTGCTTTACAACCAGCAGAAGTACCAGTGCTCGAGTTCCTCTCCTATCCAGGGCAATTAATACGGAGGTGACGATGATGAATGAATTCACGCATGTGGGTTGGCTCGGGGAAACTTGTGCCAGTGTTGTTCACAGTACAGACCCCCTGTCTGGACCTGGTCCTATAGAGGAAATGCGGTCACAGCTTGCTGATGTGCACCAGGATGGCAGTGTTGCGGTAAATGAAAGCAGTTCAGAAGACAAG GAACAGCGGGAATCCAAAACTGAGTCGTGCAGCAGCCATATAAAGATAAAGGCTGACAG GCCAGCACACCTCAACAAAGAAGCTTTGAAGGATTCTGTGTCAGTCTGTCAAAATCTCCTGCAGAGAGCTAttgaagcagagctgcaggttcTAAGCGCTCACTATCAGATGTGCTATCGACACTGCTTGAAGATCCACAAACTGGCTTTGGAGGAAAAGGCTTGTTTTAGCAG ATACCACGGAAATATTTCTGCTAATACTGAAGTAAGTTCGTCTGTCACGTCAGTTTTGGAAGAGCTGAATAAGAATTACAGCAGTATGAGAGCAAAAATACAAACGGGCACACCTTTGAGCACACTCCCACCGCTGTCAGTCGAGATAAAGTCGTCGCCAATTGTTTCCTCTTATGTCCCATGCAAG TTATTCAGGGAGGAACTCTGCCATGG ttctttttcaGGCGTGACAAAAGCAGGTTTTGAAACTTCAGGGTTGCAAGAAACCAGAACTCCTGTCAACACG GAGAGTGCACAGACCACGTGTTTAACTGACAGCCATCAGGCCGGTGACTCTGCTTCCTCCAAGGTGTCCCAGGAGCAGCTTAAAGAGCAGGGCGTGCAGCAAG GATATGTGAGAAACAAAGAACGGAATGAATGCTGGTTTGATGCTAAAGAGGACTTGGCAGTCACGGATTTGTCAGTAGTATCTGAAGAAGTGGGGAAGCACCCAGAGAAACAAGACACGGTTGCTTTAAGAG GAGCAAAGATAACAGAAGGCGCAAATGAATGCACATTTGTTTGCATTGGCGGCTTGAGTTCATCTGTGTCAGAG GATGATCTGAGAATGCATTTCCACAAGTACCAGATCTCTGTCATTCTGCTCTGTGCGGATTCTGATAACCACAG ATGTGCATTTCTCAGCTTCAAAGACACCTCCTCAGCAAAGTTAGCAGTGGAAGAAATGAACAAGacacaaatgaaaggaaaaccaaTAAGCGTGGAGCTCGTCAGCAATCCATCAGAGAACAGATCTTGGGCTTCCCAAATACTTGGGAAGAAGCTTTGGTGCAAATCTCTCCCTGTTGTTGCTAACAGTGCAAGTGGCGATCAGAGTGAAACACTCCTGTCAGCCTCTGGTTCTGTGGGAGCACCTGGCacctcctctgcttctctgaaTGTGCCTCTCCTGCCCGAGGCTTCTGCACGCACTCCTTGCTCTACACAAGCACCTTCAGAAGCAAAGTGCCCCGAATCCTCTGCTGAAGGCTCCGTAAGTTTTCTATTTGCAGTTAATCTAAAG GCTACTGGAGAAAATTCCCTGCCAAAAGcacctgctgctcctttctCTCCTAATTCATTAGAAGCCTTTATGTCTCCTAAAGCACTGAACTTGAGCAGCTTTGCCAAATTAATGAAGAAACTTAAAGATGTCCATCCAGAAGCTAGCAG AGACAAAATCGTGGACGCTCTGCTGGAGGTGAGGAAGAACAATAATGGCGTCCTAAGTGGCTTGTCCATCAGTTCTATTATGGAAAGGGCCTCTGTAATCCTAAGGAAACCAACGGCTGCTTGCACAGGAAAAAGCAGTGTCGATCAGT CCGCGGTGGCAAACGCTTCCCAAGCCCCGGTGCCGCACTGCCAGGCGCTGCTGCTGGCGTATCCCCAAGCTGCGG GTGGAGCTGTGCGAACTCGCTTGATTTCTGTTAACACGAAACAAGCACCAAGGACGGGCACGATCGCGCGGCGGCTCCCGGCGAGGCGGCAGCCGGGCCCCTCGCTGCTGGCCATGGCCCTGCTGCCGCGCCGCTTCCTCTGCTTCGTGCTGG CCCATCACTTCATTGCGGTGACGGCGTGCCATGAGGCGGAGTACGGCCGGCAGATCCGTGAGCGCTGCCTCCGGCCCTTCAAGCTCAGCATGGAGGGCATCGGGCAGCGGCTGTGGTGCGACTGGGACGAGACCATGGG CACCTACGGGGAGCTGACGAACTGCACGGTTGCGGTGGCTGAGAACCTCACTTGCTACTGGCCCAACCGCTTGGTGGATGAGTTCTTCGTCGCCGTCCACAGCCACTACTTCAGAAACTGCTCCCCGTCCGGCCGGGCACTGCGTGACCCCCCCAACGGCATCCTCTGCCCCTTCATCCTGGTGCCCATCCTTGTCACCCTGCTGATGACCGCGCTGGTGGTATGGCGGAGCAAACGCAGCGAGGGCATCGTTTAG